One genomic window of Gossypium hirsutum isolate 1008001.06 chromosome D11, Gossypium_hirsutum_v2.1, whole genome shotgun sequence includes the following:
- the LOC107926753 gene encoding light-inducible protein CPRF2, which produces MHKTTKKPANDPTNHTMDRVFSVEEVPDHFWSSSAADGGDDDKNICPSSEMNRSASEWAFQQFLREEVDKKGEDNEEEEAKENGCFENNKHDNSPADVEDYQAFLKKKLNLACAAVAMSMASFAKPQDSAARADSGSQTSNTPQLGSKTVSRGAGDKDDNAVAEVPSFPSGQKKLRAQVRPSTSTGSSKEQSDEDEVEGENETMENMDPADAKRVRRMLSNRESARRSRRRKQAHLTELESQVSQLRVENANLLKSLTDISQRYNEAAVNNRILKADVETLKAKVKMAVEAIKRTTGLNPVFHALPEIPSMSSFDGCPSDTSTDAAVYEEDGPKHTLYQAAANDSISTHELRINNALADISSVENIQPVSEGSAVTGNKIGRTASLQRVASLEHLQKRIRGGVSLNGKQ; this is translated from the exons ATGCATAAAACGACGAAAAAGCCCGCAAACGACCCAACCAATCACACAATGGATAGAGTTTTCTCCGTTGAAGAAGTTCCCGACCATTTCTGGTCTTCTTCCGCCGCCGACGGTGGCGACGACGATAAAAACATATGCCCTAGTTCTGAAATGAACCGTAGTGCTTCGGAGTGGGCTTTTCAGCAGTTCCTTAGAGAAGAAGTTGATAAGAAAGGTGAAGATAACGAAGAGGAGGAAGCTAAGGAGAATGGGTgttttgaaaataataaacacGACAATAGTCCTGCAGATGTAGAGGATTATCAGGCTTTTCTTAAGAAGAAACTTAACTTGGCTTGTGCTGCTGTTGCCATGTCAATG GCTTCTTTTGCAAAACCTCAAGACTCTGCTGCTAGAGCCGACAGTGGGTCACAGACATCTAATACTCCACAATTGGGATCCAAAACTGTTTCCAGAG GAGCTGGTGACAAGGATGATAATGCAGTGGCTGAAGTTCCTTCTTTTCCCAGTGGACAGAAAAAACTTAGAGCTCAAGTGAGGCCAAGCACAAGTACTGGATCGTCAAAAGAACAGTCGGACGAGGATGAAGTTGAAGGTGAAAATGAAACAATGGAGAACATGGATCCTGCTGATGCAAAACGTGTAAGGAG GATGCTTTCAAATCGAGAGTCTGCTAGGCGTTCTAGAAGAAGAAAACAGGCCCATTTGACAGAACTTGAGTCACAG GTTTCTCAATTAAGAGTTGAAAATGCAAACTTATTGAAGAGTTTGACTGACATTAGTCAAAGGTACAATGAAGCAGCAGTTAACAACAGAATTTTAAAAGCTGATGTTGAAACATTGAAAGCAAAG GTAAAAATGGCTGTAGAGGCAATCAAAAGAACTACTGGTTTGAACCCTGTGTTCCATGCATTGCCTGAGATACCGAGCATGTCATCATTTGATGGATGTCCCTCTGATACTTCAACGGATGCTGCAGTTTATGAGGAAGATGGTCCAAAGCATACCCTTTATCAGGCTGCTGCTAACGATTCAATATCCACTCATGAACTTAGAATCAACAATGCACTCGCAGATATTTCTTCAGTTGAAAATATACAACCTGTTTCTGAAGGATCAGCAGTGACAGGAAACAAAATTGGGCGGACAGCTTCTTTGCAGCGAGTGGCTAGCTTGGAGCATCTGCAAAAGCGGATCCGTGGGGGTGTAAGCCTGAATGGGAAGCAATAG
- the LOC107926780 gene encoding F-box/LRR-repeat protein At2g43260-like, with product MGDVPHDGYHMLNSCDGILCFLGRFKILVLNPSTKHRILHQSDVDSFSPVTNPFQVAINFPQQQQQRLGFDRDLVTKRLKIVKVFNPYPNIGPLLHHHDYCEIFTLRPNPKVFWNYIGKIPYKIDVSSPCVYVNGAIYWSTDDIYHLEKTEVIIMFDLNMENFQSIPHPSCSNRQRRTMQLGSLREFLLGTTSIGL from the coding sequence ATGGGTGATGTTCCACATGATGGCTATCACATGTTGAATTCCTGTGATGGCATCCTTTGTTTTCTTGGACGTTTTAAAATCCTTGTTCTTAACCCTAGCACAAAACACCGAATTTTGCATCAAAGTGATGTGGATTCATTTTCTCCCGTCACAAATCCATTCCAAGTCGCTATTAATTTTCCACAGCAACAACAACAACGATTGGGGTTTGATCGTGATCTAGTTACGAAAAGACTCAAGATTGTCAAAGTGTTTAATCCTTATCCAAATATAGGACCACTTTTGCATCACCATGATTATTGTGAAATTTTCACCTTACGTCCAAACCCCAAGGTCTTTTGGAATTATATTGGTAAAATCCCTTACAAAATTGATGTTTCGTCACCTTGTGTGTATGTGAATGGAGCGATTTATTGGTCCACCGATGACATCTACCATCTTGAAAAGACTGAAGTTATCATCATGTTCGATTTGAACATGGAGAATTTCCAATCAATCCCACACCCAAGTTGTTCAAATAGACAGCGAAGAACTATGCAGTTGGGGAGTTTAAGAGAGTTTCTGCTTGGCACAACAAGTATCGGATTGTGA
- the LOC107926756 gene encoding putative calcium-transporting ATPase 13, plasma membrane-type: MSLRLRKPTEPTMHRQVEPSKSSVRRWRVAVTAISVTRFLVGLTKKVAEKNAVLLRSLSFVTIDVEGSGDERVPILDVDPQGLAKMVKDKSFQSLNDQYGGVKQVATLLQTDFKTGIPGDDNDLALRTKVFGANKYQKQPAKSFFSFVLEAFKDTIIIILLVCAVLSLGFGIKQHGLKEGWYDGGSIIVAVVLVVVVSAVSNYRQSKQFEELSHETNDIRVQVVRNGRYQPVSIFELVVGDIVSLKTGDQIPADGLFVEGHSLKVDESSMTGESDHVEVNEKKNPFLLSGTKVTDGHGYMLVTAVGTNTAWGEMMSSIRRDLNEETPLQVRLSKLTSYIGNIGLSVAVLVLLVLLIRYFTGHTKAENGRSAFNGSRTKFDDVMNSVVGIIAAAVTIVVVAIPEGLPLAVTLTLAYSMKRMMRDHAMVRKLSACETMGSATIICTDKTGTLTLNEMKVTEFWLGKEPIDNSMSSEIAPNVLQLLSEGVGLNTTGTVYKPEPTSVPEIYGSPTEKAILSWALDDMGLNIDESKQSCEIIHVEAFNSEKKRSGVLIRRSNNKKVLATNWKGAAEMLLAMCSCYYDKKGVSKFMNEDERAHIGMVIESMAAKSLRCIAFATSDVTVTDGNEENHTKLEETGLTWLGLVGLKDPCRPGVKQAVESCKKAGVSIKMITGDNMHTARAIAFECGILNSESSLHNEAVVEGVQFRNYSEEERRQKIETIRVMARSSPFDKLLMVQCLKQKGHVVAVTGDGTNDAPALKEADIGLSMGIQGTEVAKESSDIVILDDNFTSVATVLRWGRCVYNNIQKFIQFQLTVNVAALVINFIAAVSSGDVPLTAVQLLWVNLIMDTLGALALATEQPTNDLMDKRPVGRTEPLITKVMWRNLIAQALYQVAILLILQFKGKSIFGVSEEVKDTLIFNTFVLCQIFNEFNARNMDKKNIFKGIHKNRLFLAIIGITLVLQAIMVEFLQRFANTERLSWEQWGACIGIAALTWPIGWIVKCIPVDKKVQTRSSAAS, translated from the exons ATGTCTTTGAGGTTGCGAAAGCCGACCGAACCCACCATGCATCGCCAGGTGGAGCCTTCGAAAAGCTCTGTACGAAGGTGGCGAGTGGCGGTTACAGCCATAAGCGTCACTAGGTTTCTTGTGGGGTTGACTAAGAAAGTTGCTGAAAAGAATGCGGTGCTCTTGCGGTCTCTGTCTTTCGTTACCATCGACGTTGAAGGAAGTGGCGATGAACGTGTTCCGATTCTCGACGTCGATCCTCAAGGACTTGCTAAGATGGTGAAAGACAAGAGCTTCCAAAGCTTGAACGATCAGTATGGTGGAGTTAAACAGGTTGCTACTCTCCTTCAAACTGATTTCAAAACAGGAATCCCAG GTGATGATAATGACCTTGCTCTTCGAACCAAGGTTTTTGGTGCAAATAAGTACCAGAAACAGCCGGCAAAAAGTTTCTTTAGCTTTGTTCTGGAAGCATTTAAAGACACCATCATCATCATTTTATTGGTCTGCGCTGTCCTCTCTTTAGGCTTCGGAATCAAACAGCATGGCCTCAAAGAAGGGTGGTACGATGGTGGGAGCATCATTGTAGCCGTTGTGCTTGTCGTCGTCGTCTCCGCCGTGAGTAATTACAGGCAAAGTAAACAATTCGAGGAGCTTTCTCATGAAACCAATGACATACGCGTCCAAGTGGTACGAAACGGAAGATACCAACCTGTGTCGATCTTTGAGCTGGTGGTCGGTGATATTGTGTCTTTGAAGACCGGTGATCAGATTCCAGCCGATGGTTTGTTCGTCGAGGGCCATTCGTTGAAGGTCGATGAGTCTAGCATGACTGGAGAGAGTGACCATGTTGAAGTTAATGAAAAGAAGAACCCATTTTTGCTGTCTGGTACGAAGGTCACTGATGGCCATGGGTACATGCTAGTCACTGCTGTTGGGACGAACACTGCATGGGGTGAGATGATGAGTTCCATAAGGCGTGATTTGAACGAGGAGACCCCCTTACAAGTCCGACTCAGCAAGCTGACTTCTTACATTGGGAACATTGGATTATCTGTAGCAGTTCTTGTTCTGTTGGTTCTGCTTATCCGTTACTTTACGGGTCACACAAAAGCTGAGAACGGAAGAAGTGCATTCAATGGGAGCAGGACCAAGTTCGATGATGTAATGAACTCGGTTGTTGGTATTATTGCAGCAGCTGTCACCATTGTAGTTGTGGCCATTCCAGAGGGTTTGCCTTTAGCTGTTACTCTAACTCTAGCTTATTCAATGAAGAGGATGATGAGGGACCATGCCATGGTAAGGAAACTCTCTGCTTGTGAAACCATGGGCTCAGCCACCATAATCTGCACTGATAAAACCGGCACTCTTACATTAAACGAGATGAAGGTTACTGAGTTTTGGCTTGGAAAGGAACCTATTGATAATTCTATGAGCTCTGAAATAGCACCTAATGTCCTCCAGTTACTAAGTGAAGGGGTTGGTTTAAACACGACAGGTACTGTTTATAAACCTGAGCCCACATCAGTTCCTGAGATTTATGGTAGTCCAACTGAGAAAGCAATACTCTCTTGGGCTCTGGATGATATGGGGTTGAACATTGATGAATCAAAACAAAGTTGTGAAATCATCCATGTTGAGGCCTTCAATTCAGAGAAAAAGAGGAGTGGAGTTTTGATAAGGAGAAGCAATAACAAAAAAGTGCTAGCTACTAATTGGAAAGGAGCTGCTGAAATGCTACTAGCCATGTGTTCATGTTATTATGACAAAAAAGGGGTATCAAAGTTCATGAATGAAGATGAAAGAGCACACATTGGAATGGTTATTGAGAGTATGGCAGCTAAAAGCCTGAGATGTATTGCCTTTGCAACTTCGGATGTAACAGTGACAGATGGAAATGAAGAGAATCATACAAAGCTTGAAGAAACAGGACTGACTTGGTTGGGTCTTGTTGGCCTCAAGGATCCATGTCGGCCAGGTGTCAAACAAGCAGTAGAATCTTGCAAGAAAGCTGGAGTAAGCATCAAAATGATCACTGGGGACAACATGCATACGGCAAGGGCCATAGCTTTTGAATGTGGAATCCTCAATTCCGAAAGCAGTTTACACAATGAAGCTGTGGTTGAAGGTGTGCAATTTAGAAATTACTCAGAGGAAGAAAGAAGGCAAAAGATCGAAACTATTCGAGTAATGGCAAGATCTTCGCCTTTCGACAAACTTCTAATGGTACAGTGCTTGAAGCAGAAGGGTCATGTAGTAGCAGTCACTGGAGATGGTACAAATGATGCTCCTGCTTTAAAAGAAGCTGATATTGGACTTTCCATGGGCATTCAAGGAACTGAAGTTGCAAAAGAGAGCTCAGATATCGTCATTTTGGACGATAACTTCACCTCTGTGGCAACAGTTTTAAGATGGGGTCGATGCGTGTACAACAACATCCAAAAGTTTATTCAGTTTCAGCTGACAGTGAATGTTGCAGCCTTGGTCATCAATTTCATTGCTGCTGTATCTTCTGGAGATGTACCATTAACTGCAGTCCAACTATTGTGGGTGAACCTTATAATGGACACTTTGGGTGCACTGGCCTTGGCTACCGAGCAACCCACTAATGATCTCATGGACAAGCGACCTGTGGGTAGAACCGAGCCACTTATAACAAAAGTTATGTGGAGGAACCTCATTGCTCAAGCACTCTATCAGGTAGCTATCCTACTGATTTTACAATTTAAAGGCAAATCCATTTTTGGTGTGTCGGAGGAGGTCAAGGATACCCTGATATTCAATACATTTGTTCTCTGTCAAATCTTTAATGAGTTCAATGCAAGAAATATGGATAAGAAGAACATATTCAAGGGGATACATAAGAACAGGCTGTTTTTGGCCATTATCGGAATCACCTTGGTCTTACAAGCAATAATGGTGGAGTTTCTTCAGAGGTTTGCCAATACTGAGAGGCTAAGCTGGGAGCAATGGGGGGCTTGCATTGGCATTGCTGCTCTCACTTGGCCCATTGGTTGGATTGTTAAGTGTATTCCTGTTGACAAGAAGGTTCAAACACGAAGTTCTGCTGCTTCATGA